A window from Megalops cyprinoides isolate fMegCyp1 chromosome 8, fMegCyp1.pri, whole genome shotgun sequence encodes these proteins:
- the LOC118782475 gene encoding uncharacterized protein LOC118782475, with product MQSPSMQLDVAVDLLKKTKDSLTSYRNTGFSDAQKTAKKMCDEMNVEAELKQKRLRTTKRHFGYEAPDEPIQDALKKMKTTFFNVVVDTAISSLDERFKNLGEVNNKFGVLLNFPNLEEEDLLQQCQTLSAALTHESQPDIDGTELAKEMQNFPPLPSKNVTNMELLTFLHEKKLAEIYPNMWVALRIFATLPVTVATTERSFSKLKLIKTYLRTTMMQERLSGLAIISINHVVSSKLSYDDVIDDFAVRKSRRVTL from the coding sequence ATGCAGTCACCCTCAATGCAGCTCGATGTGGCTGTCGACTTGCTGAAGAAAACCAAAGATTCCCTGACCAGTTACAGAAACACTGGATTTTCTGATGCACAGAAAACGGCAAAGAAGATGTGTGACGAGATGAATGTGGAGGCTGAACTCAAACAAAAGCGATTGAGAACCACAAAAAGGCACTTTGGCTATGAGGCTCCAGATGAGCCCATACAagatgcactgaaaaaaatgaaaaccacattttttaatgtggttGTGGATACTGCCATCTCTTCCCTTGATGAGAGATTTAAGAATCTTGGAGAGGTGAATAACAAGTTTGGTGTACTTCTCAATTTCCCCAACTTGGAGGAAGAAgacctgctgcagcagtgccaAACCCTAAGTGCTGCTCTGACCCATGAAAGCCAGCCGGACATTGATGGCACAGAACttgcaaaggaaatgcagaattttCCACCATTGCCATCAAAGAATGTGACAAACATGGAACTCTTGACCTTCCTGCATGAGAAGAAGCTGGCAGAAATTTACCCCAACATGTGGGTTGCTCTGAGAATCTTTGCcactcttcctgtcacagtggctaCTACAGAAAGAAGCTTCTCAAAgcttaaactgataaaaacctaCTTGAGAACTACAATGATGCAGGAACGTCTAAGTGGACTTGCCATCATTAGTATAAATCATGTGGTCTCAAGTAAGCTATCATACGATGATGTTATAGATGACTTTGCtgtaagaaagagcaggagagttaCGCTGTAG
- the LOC118782337 gene encoding calcium and integrin-binding protein 1-like translates to MGTTASQLPKDLLSEYQELTFLTKQEILLAHNRFTELLAKEDRSSTSQRVPLEKVLTMPELKSNPFRKRICHVFSTSEAKDGSLTFEDFLDLLSAFSDSATLEIKSHYAFRIFDFDDDGTLDRGDLEKLVNCLTGETDDTRLTPEEMRQLISNILEESDIDKDGTVNLSEFQHVISRSPDFVSSFKIVL, encoded by the exons ATGGGAACAACAGCAAGTCAGTTACCGAAGGATTTGCTTTCCGAGTACCAG gagctgacatttttaacaaaacaagaaatctTGCT cgCCCACAATAGATTCACAGAGCTCCTTGCAAAAGAGGACAGGAGTAGTACAAGCCAAAGAGTTCCTTTGGAGAAAGTCCTGACCATGCCAGAGCTCAAG TCCAATCCTTTCCGGAAAAGGATCTGTCATGTGTTTTCAACATCTGAAGCAAAAGATGGCAGCCTGACTTTTGAGGACTTCCTGGACCTCCTGAGTGCCTTTAGTGACTCTGCCACCCTGGAGATCAAATCACACTATGCATTCCGCATCTTTG ACTTCGATGATGATGGCACGCTGGACCGTGGAGACCTAGAGAAATTGGTGAATTGTCTGACTGGTGAGACGGACGACACCAGGCTGACCCCCGAAGAGATGAGGCAACTCATCAGTAAT attttgGAGGAATCTGATATCGACAAAGATGGAACGGTTAACCTCTCAGAGTTCCAGCATGTTATTTCCAGATCACCAGATTTTGTCAG TTCTTTTAAGATTGTCCTGTGA
- the LOC118782335 gene encoding RCC1 domain-containing protein 1-like isoform X1 produces the protein MIWFGFGFNGFGQICSPKSGEPILSNEDVEIKIVVPVRLRDYGPDRERRCHISASWSQRAFLQLEGDRHVCMGCSQADPPSQTVCVCVPQSHGCQDALVSERYLTLAFTDKIECWGFDATDSVPVWKMECMGLETAGIPAPLPLVLGGYVVSTLPFFQPLSPHLCAVSLALGMEHAVLLTASGTMYTWGSSSHGQLGHGELGREEEPRPVEALWGVAIRGVAAGGWHSICISDGGDMYTWGWNESGQLGLPSHSVQGDRLCRTAADQEVGMQKEEEGPVSSEVFISIQAFPALLDLPQEVEVTKVSCGSRHTAAITSAGDLYTWGWGEYGQLGQVTTSSSDQPIQVGFFADHGLHVIDVVCGPWNTFVCAVENKSPTSLKPTHQLLDF, from the exons ATGATTTGGTTTGGATTCGGTTTCAATGGCTTTGGACAAATATGTTCTCCGAAATCAGGGGAACCAATATTAAGTAACGAAGATGTCGAAATAAAAATCGTTGTTCCAGTTAGGCTGAGAGACTACGGCCCTGACCGGGAGAGACGCTGTCATATCAGCGCTAGCTGGAGCCAAAGAGCTTTTCTTCAGCTTGAAG GTGATAGACATGTATGCATGGGCTGCTCTCAGGCAGACCCACCCTCTCAGACAGTCTGCGTCTGCGTTCCGCAAAGCCATGGCTGTCAGGACGCCTTGGTCAGCGAGAGATACCTGACGCTCGCTTTCACAGACAAAATAGAGTGCTGGGGATTTGACGCAACGGACAGCGTGCCAGTCTGGAAGATGGAATGCATGGGTCTGGAGACCGCAG GAATCCCTGCTCCACTCCCTTTGGTCCTAGGAGGTTATGTGGTTTCAACCCTCCCTTTTTTCCAGCCTTTGTCCCCTCATCTTTGTGCGGTCAGCTTGGCCCTTGGCATGGAGCATGCGGTCCTGCTGACCGCTTCTGGCACTATGTATACCTGGGGTTCCAGCAG TCATGGGCAGCTGGGGCATGGCGAGCTGGGCCGGGAGGAGGAGCCACGGCCTGTGGAGGCACTGTGGGGTGTGGCCATCAGGGGTGTGGCTGCAGGGGGGTGGCACTCCATTTGCATCAGTG ATGGTGGAGACATGTACACATGGGGCTGGAATGAAAGTGGTCAGCTGGGCCTGCCATCACATTCAGTGCAAGGAGATAGACTGTGCAGAACTGCTGCTGACCAAG AAGTTGGCAtgcagaaggaggaggaaggacCAGTCAGCAGTGAGGTGTTCATCTCAATCCAAGCCTTCCCTGCCCTGCTGGACCTTCCTCAGGAGGTTGAGGTCACAAAGGTTAGCTGTGGGTCCCGTCACACTGCAGCTATCACCA GTGCAGGTGATCTGTACACATGGGGATGGG GTGAGTATGGTCAGCTAGGCCAGGTAACGACCTCCTCTTCAGACCAACCGATACAGGTGGGTTTCTTCGCAGACCATGGACTGCATGTGATTGATGTGGTGTGCGGACCCTggaacacatttgtgtgtgctgtcGAAAACAAGTCCCCCACCTCCCTGAAACCAACCCACCAACTTCTGGACTTTTAA
- the LOC118782335 gene encoding RCC1 domain-containing protein 1-like isoform X2 — translation MIWFGFGFNGFGQICSPKSGEPILSNEDVEIKIVVPVRLRDYGPDRERRCHISASWSQRAFLQLEGDRHVCMGCSQADPPSQTVCVCVPQSHGCQDALVSERYLTLAFTDKIECWGFDATDSVPVWKMECMGLETAGIPAPLPLVLGGYVVSTLPFFQPLSPHLCAVSLALGMEHAVLLTASGTMYTWGSSSHGQLGHGELGREEEPRPVEALWGVAIRGVAAGGWHSICISDGGDMYTWGWNESGQLGLPSHSVQGDRLCRTAADQEVGMQKEEEGPVSSEVFISIQAFPALLDLPQEVEVTKVQVICTHGDGVSMVS, via the exons ATGATTTGGTTTGGATTCGGTTTCAATGGCTTTGGACAAATATGTTCTCCGAAATCAGGGGAACCAATATTAAGTAACGAAGATGTCGAAATAAAAATCGTTGTTCCAGTTAGGCTGAGAGACTACGGCCCTGACCGGGAGAGACGCTGTCATATCAGCGCTAGCTGGAGCCAAAGAGCTTTTCTTCAGCTTGAAG GTGATAGACATGTATGCATGGGCTGCTCTCAGGCAGACCCACCCTCTCAGACAGTCTGCGTCTGCGTTCCGCAAAGCCATGGCTGTCAGGACGCCTTGGTCAGCGAGAGATACCTGACGCTCGCTTTCACAGACAAAATAGAGTGCTGGGGATTTGACGCAACGGACAGCGTGCCAGTCTGGAAGATGGAATGCATGGGTCTGGAGACCGCAG GAATCCCTGCTCCACTCCCTTTGGTCCTAGGAGGTTATGTGGTTTCAACCCTCCCTTTTTTCCAGCCTTTGTCCCCTCATCTTTGTGCGGTCAGCTTGGCCCTTGGCATGGAGCATGCGGTCCTGCTGACCGCTTCTGGCACTATGTATACCTGGGGTTCCAGCAG TCATGGGCAGCTGGGGCATGGCGAGCTGGGCCGGGAGGAGGAGCCACGGCCTGTGGAGGCACTGTGGGGTGTGGCCATCAGGGGTGTGGCTGCAGGGGGGTGGCACTCCATTTGCATCAGTG ATGGTGGAGACATGTACACATGGGGCTGGAATGAAAGTGGTCAGCTGGGCCTGCCATCACATTCAGTGCAAGGAGATAGACTGTGCAGAACTGCTGCTGACCAAG AAGTTGGCAtgcagaaggaggaggaaggacCAGTCAGCAGTGAGGTGTTCATCTCAATCCAAGCCTTCCCTGCCCTGCTGGACCTTCCTCAGGAGGTTGAGGTCACAAAG GTGCAGGTGATCTGTACACATGGGGATGGG GTGAGTATGGTCAGCTAG